The region GAAGCATTGGACAAGACTCAGACCGTCATTTGGAATGGACCAATGGGTGTGTTTGAGTTTGATAAGTTTGCAGTAGGAACAGAGGTATGAATGATTTGGAATTTATGAAAAGTTCATCTTATAAATCATCCACCATTTCTGAACGTTCTTGCAAAATTGCTTCACTGTGAAGAACTGCTAATCATTTATCTGTTTTTTGAACCTGGTCCCTTCATAAGCATGACTTATATTTATGATTCAAGAGACTATTATTTTTAGCTGCATAATCTAACCAGTTGACTTATGAATAGATCTTCAATCTTACAGCAACTTGGGTAATCTTTTATGGTTAACAAATTATGTATGACTTGGTATCAGAAAAATTATGTATAGAAGTTGACATATGGTATTGCTATACAAGGTTAAAAAAGAAGCATGATATGATCATTAAATCAAGATAGCTTGCTTAGAAGTTAACATATGGTATTGCTCTTCTTATCTTGCCATTCTGATTCAAGAGCATGCCATTCTGAACCTGTCTAGAACCTTATGTGCTATGAAACAACGGCTCAGTTTCAAGGGACAAATCAAAATTGAATTACTTCAGTTATGTCAAACCAAACAATCAAATTTGTTATCTTAGTAAATCAATTAGCAAAAATCATTCAATGGTTTGGCTTACGAAAAGTAATAACATTTAGCAGCTATGGATTGGCTAACCCAAGAAATAGTTTTCAATTGCAAATGTTCTCATATGAATTGGCATATAAACTTTTAGCTTTCATTTTTTCACTTAAGTTTATTGATGTGAAGGCTTACCGGTTAGTTCTTCTTGTAGATGCTGCTGTTGTCATAACCAGAATACCAAGCCAAGAGGAACCAGTACAGCTTTTAATATCAAGGTTTTTTTTACTCAATTTGTCACTAACTGTCTTCTTCTCAATTCAGTATGGTGAAAACTGTGATGAGGTTATTGTTATAATATGTTTTAACTATGTTGTATTATAGTTATTCTCAATTGTTATAATATGTTTTAACTATGCTGTATAATATGGTGAAAACTGTGATGAGGTTATTCTCAATTCAGTATGTTGTATTGTTATAATATAGTTATTAAGCCTATGTTGTATAATTATTAGAGTACAGAAGTGTAAgcctatgctattttcagaatATGAACTTGTTGGCATATTGTTAGGATGTGTTGCATTGAGTAAAGAAAGTATAGAGTTTCATTGACTGAATTAATACGTATTGATTGATTATTGTGTTTGTGTGTTAGAAGCATGGACGTGCCTGAAAATAGGAGATGGATGGATAATAGATTGGATTGTGATAGGCATGTGACTGCAGAATTCATTATAGGAATTAATGATTTTATTAAGTATGCTTGTGAACAAGATCAATTTGTTGCTGGAGGTCAGAAAATCAGGTGCCCTTGTAAGAAATGCAAGTGCATGAGATTTCAAGAAACAGACTCGGTGAAAGTCCATCTATGTATGAAAGGTTTCATGACTAATTATTACCATTGGACAAATCATGGAGAACCTATTCCTCAAATGCCCCCAATGGTTGATGATCACTCTTACTACGGTAATAGTGGGCCAAGGGAAATGTATAATACTTATGAGCAGTTGGTGATGGATGCTGCTGGACCAGTAGTTGGTAACTATCTTGAGCAAGAGGACATGATGACCGAAGATCCTAACCCTGAAGCATCTCAATTCTTTAATTTGCTGAACGCTGCAAATTCTTCTCTGTGGGATGGTTGTGATAAATATTATATGCTGTCAGCTTCTCTAAAAGCCCTAAGTTTGAAGGCAGACTATGGTTTATCTGAGGGGTGCTTTAATGAATGGGTGCAATTTATGGGTGATGCAATGCCCGATGGTAATTGTATGCCTAAAAATTTATACCATGCGAAGAAATCAGTTGTTGAACTAGGGCTAGCATGTGTGAAGATTGAATGTTGTCCGGGGGGTTGTATGTTGTATTATCAAGAAGATGAGATGCTGCAAAGTTGTAAGTTTTGTAAGGAGAAGCGATATAAAGAGGTAAAGAAACAAGGTAAGGTAAAGTTGGTGCCGCTGAAAAATATGTGGTACTTCCCGCTTGTTCCAAGGCTACAACGATTGTATTCTTCAACACAAACAGCTAGTCAAATGAGATGGCATCATGAGCATCACAGGGAGCCAGATATCTTGTCTCATCCATCAGATGCAGAAGCTTGGATTCACTTTGATAAAGTCAAGGAGAACCTTTCTTTTGCTAAGGAACCCTGAAACGTAAGATTAGGCTTATGTTCTGATGGCTTTGCTCCATTTGACATATCGGGAAAGAAATATTCTTCTTGGCCTGTGATTATTACTCCATATAATTTGCCACCATGGATGTGTATGAAAAGAGAGTTCATGTTCCTAACCATTATAATTCCTGGGCCTTCTGCTCCAAAAAAAAGTATTGATGTGTATTTGCGCCCCCTTATAGATGAACTGAAAATGTTGTGGGAGGATGGAGTTATGACTTATGATGTCTCCTTGAAGCAAAACTTTTTGATGAAGGCGGCTGTGATGTGGACAATCAATGACTTTCCTGCGTATGGTATGTTAAGTGGTTGGATGACAATGGGAAAACTtgcttgcccggtttgtatggAGCGCTCTAAGGCATTTTCTCTTGCATATAGTCGGAAGGTCTCTTGGTTTGACTGTCATCGCCGATTTTTACCAGAAGATCATGAATACAGGACATGTAAGAAGAAATTTACAAAAGGTAAAGGTGAGACCTCAACTACTCCACGAAGGTTGACGGGTGAAGAAGTGTGGGAAAGAGTTAGACATTTACCGAGTGTGGAGGAATCAAAGGAAGATCATTCACAAGGATATGGGGTAGAGCATCATTGGACTAAACGAAGTATATTTTGGGAATTGCCATATTGGAAAACTCTTCTACTCCCACATAATATTGATGTAATGCACACTGAAAGAAATGTTTTTCTCAATATTTTGTACACTGTAATGGACACCAAAGGGAAAACAAAGGATACCTTCAAGTCTAGGAAGGACTTGGAAGAATATTGTATGCGTGGAGGTTTAGAAGTACAACAAACTGAGAATGGCAACTTTTTGAAACCAAAGGCACAATATGCATTAACCAAACAACAAAGACTAAGTGTTTGTGAATGGGTTTCAGATCTTAAGCTTCCAGATGGTTATGTTTCCAATTTGGCCAGATGTGTTGATAGGAGTGAAGCAAAGTTGTCTGGCATGAAGAGTCACGATTGCCATGTATTCATGCAGCGGTTGCTTCCAATAGCATTCAAAGCTTTACCGAAGCCTATTTGGAACACACTTACTGAATTTTCCCAATTTTAGAGAGAAATTACTTCATCATTGTTGATGGAAAGTAAATTGCACATTATGGAGGAAAACATTCCAATAATTCTGTGCAAATTAGAGCAAATATTTCCCCCAAGTTTCTTTGACTCAATGGAACACCTCCCAATTCATTTGGCATATGAAGCAAGAGTCAGAGGTCCTGTCCAGTACAGATGGATGTATCCGTTTGAGAGGTTAGTGCATAATCATATCTTATTTCTTTGAAagtcattatttatttttttttctaagatcgATCTTCAATTTTCTTAATAGGTTTATACGAACATTAAAACAAAAGGTAACAAACAAGGCTCATGTAGAAGGCTCAATTGCCAAAGCGTATTTGCTGGAAGAGATGTCTACATTTGCTTCATATTATTATCCTTCTGATGTTCCATCAAGGAGAACAAGGGTGCCACGGAATGATGGAGAAGGCTCATCTGAGAATCCGCCATTGTCTATTTTTAATCATCCAGGTCGTAGTTATGGAAAATGCATCACATCTACCTTGAATGATAAGGAAATGGAAGCTGgacatttgtatattttgttGAATTGTCCTGAGGTGGTACCTTACATCAAGTAAGTCATTCCAAAACACACTATGATACATCACTTTTATGTGAAGTTGTGTTTAACTGGTGTGTTGCTTATGTAGCATATACTCAGATCTTCTACGAGAACTAGATCTAGAGATAAATGATGAAGACTTGGACAAACAAATTTCCATGAGGTTTCCTACTTGGTTGAAATCATATGTATGTGAAACTATTACTAATCTCTTCAAAAGTTTAGTCTAGCATATCTTAGGTTGTATTAACAAAATGATATATGTTTTAGGTGCTTGACTCAAGAAATCAAATTGATGATGTGCTTTTGAAGAGTTTGGCATGGGGTCCTCTTAAAAATGTCAAGAAGTGGcgtaattatattattaatggATACAAGTTTGTCACAAAATCACAAAATGAAGGAATGAGTACGACAGATTATGGTGTATGTGTTAGATGTGGGGAAAATGATTCAGTGGACAATGATTATTATGGGATGTTAATTGACATTGTTGAGTTGGAGTACACTGGTAGCCCTACTAAGAAGGTGGTTTTATTTCAGTGTGATTGGTTTGATCCTAGCCCTTAAGGAACAAGGATTGATGCTTATGGAAATGTTGAGATTAAAAAATCTAGGAGATACCCAAGTTATGATCCATTCATACTAGCTCAACAAGCAGAGCAAGTGCATTTTTCATCCTATCCTGAAGGGCAACAAAGCTGGCTAGCTGTTATAAAAACCAAGGCGCGTAATGCCATTCAATTTTTGGGGAAAAATAAACCTGATGATGCTTATCAAGATGATGATGTACAAGAAATGCCCACAATGGTTGCAAATGACGATCTTGAGgaaattcttgttggcatagcTGATGAAGGAGAAGAATTACCATGGAACCAAATGGATTTGAAAGAtttagaagaagatgaagaagaaattgaatACTCAACAAGtagtgaagaagaggaagaacttATAGAAGAAGATGGGAATTCCGACTCTAACATGGAGTAGTCCCAAGTTTTTATGTCTTTCATGTCTTCTCTTTTATGTATTTCTAATGAACAATGTCATCTTTTATGTCTTCTcttttatgtgattttttttatgaactttATGTTCTCTTTTGTGTGTTTTTCCTtatgtatatttttattaacaatGTGACATCTTGTgtattttcttatatttttcctAGTTGGTTATAATTTGATATGTATGTAGATGGAAGACAATGGTGGTAGAGGTTTTGGTAGAGGAAGAAATACTAATAGAAGTCTTGGCAAAGGTAGGGGAAGAGGGAGAGGTAAAAGGAATAGTACTACGGCAGCACCACCTTCTACTGGGGAATCCACACTACCTTCCACTACCCATGCAGCGCCTCCCCATTGTCAACCCACCGCAGATTCCACATCTAGTCATGATCCACTTGTTGGGCAATCCACACCACCTTCCACTACCCATTCAGCGGCTAGTCATGTTCCATCTGAGGATATTGGTAATCTTAGCGCTGATGGAAGAATGTTGATCTGTCCAGATCCATCAAACGAGTAATTTGTTACAATTTTGTCCTTATTTTTAGTAATAATCTTTATGTTTAAGATTTGACAAGTTGTTTAACTTTGTTTCATAGGTTTGAGCCGTCCGGTATTGTCCGCGAGATCATGACGATTATAAAAAGCAAGTTTGTAGGAAATTGGACAAGTTATGCAACAGCAAATAAGTTTGATCCAGACTTGACTAACATGTGGTTTAATGAATTTAAGGTATGAATATATCATAGTAGGGATTTTGATCACAATCTgccttcatatttttttttaccaaatttCCTTCTTGGAATATTTGTTATGCAGAGGAAGTTTAGATGGCTACCTGAGCATGACATCCAAATCCGGAAGTCTTTTGACCACAAAGCATCTACTGGGCTAGGGGACTCACTGTATAGGGTGCGTATTAAGAGAGATAGTGGAACCTGGATTCCTGAGCAAAACCGTAAGGTGATGGAACAAAAATGGAAGGAAGACGCCGAATGGAAGAGAAGAGCAGTAATAAATGCTAATAATAGAAAGTCATCTAGTGGTCCCCTACATACAGGAGGATCCATTCCTTCATCTGAGCACTTTAGGAGATTAGTAAGTAACTCttaccttaattttttttttgagacaaATAGTGTCTCTTGAATATGTGCGATAAGTtacaagtttacattttttatgCAGGAAAAATCGAGTGAAAAGAAACCTGATAATTGGGAATTATTtgaaatcactcacaaactcaaaaATGATCCCACAAAATGGGTTTCCCCAGTAGCAGAGAAGATTGCGGTAAGTTACTATATCTTTGTTCTTTAATTAGCCATCTTTATCTAACATTTTGTGGGCTGCAATTATATGTTATAAGTTGCTGCAATTTTTGTGTTCCCTGCCTGTTTTTGGTCTAGCTACTGTTAGTTTTGCACAGCCCTTTTATAGGTGCAAAAATAGCTGCA is a window of Lotus japonicus ecotype B-129 chromosome 5, LjGifu_v1.2 DNA encoding:
- the LOC130719227 gene encoding uncharacterized protein LOC130719227, which produces MCMKREFMFLTIIIPGPSAPKKSIDVYLRPLIDELKMLWEDGVMTYDVSLKQNFLMKAAVMWTINDFPAYGMLSGWMTMGKLACPVCMERSKAFSLAYSRKVSWFDCHRRFLPEDHEYRTCKKKFTKGKGETSTTPRRLTGEEVWERVRHLPSVEESKEDHSQGYGVEHHWTKRSIFWELPYWKTLLLPHNIDVMHTERNVFLNILYTVMDTKGKTKDTFKSRKDLEEYCMRGGLEVQQTENGNFLKPKAQYALTKQQRLSVCEWVSDLKLPDGYVSNLARCVDRSEAKLSGMKSHDCHREITSSLLMESKLHIMEENIPIILCKLEQIFPPSFFDSMEHLPIHLAYEARVRGPVQYRWMYPFERFIRTLKQKVTNKAHVEGSIAKAYLLEEMSTFASYYYPSDVPSRRTRVPRNDGEGSSENPPLSIFNHPGRSYGKCITSTLNDKEMEAGHLYILLNCPEVVPYINIYSDLLRELDLEINDEDLDKQISMRFPTWLKSYVLDSRNQIDDVLLKSLAWGPLKNVKKWRNYIINGYKFVTKSQNEGMSTTDYGVCVRCGENDSVDNDYYGMLIDIVELEYTGSPTKKVVLFQCDWRYPSYDPFILAQQAEQVHFSSYPEGQQSWLAVIKTKARNAIQFLGKNKPDDAYQDDDVQEMPTMVANDDLEEILVGIADEGEELPWNQMDLKDLEEDEEEIEYSTSSEEEEELIEEDGNSDSNME
- the LOC130719226 gene encoding uncharacterized protein LOC130719226, whose protein sequence is MLLELTVPASSIPDGWMGLDIGPDSIKTFGEALDKTQTVIWNGPMGVFEFDKFAVGTEAYRLVLLVDAAVVITRIPSQEEPVQLLISRSMDVPENRRWMDNRLDCDRHVTAEFIIGINDFIKYACEQDQFVAGGQKIRCPCKKCKCMRFQETDSVKVHLCMKGFMTNYYHWTNHGEPIPQMPPMVDDHSYYGNSGPREMYNTYEQLVMDAAGPVVGNYLEQEDMMTEDPNPEASQFFNLLNAANSSLWDGCDKYYMLSASLKALSLKADYGLSEGCFNEWVQFMGDAMPDGNCMPKNLYHAKKSVVELGLACVKIECCPGGCMLYYQEDEMLQSCKFCKEKRYKEVKKQGKVKLVPLKNMWYFPLVPRLQRLYSSTQTASQMRWHHEHHREPDILSHPSDAEAWIHFDKVKENLSFAKEP
- the LOC130719228 gene encoding uncharacterized protein LOC130719228; amino-acid sequence: MEDNGGRGFGRGRNTNRSLGKGRGRGRGKRNSTTAAPPSTGESTLPSTTHAAPPHCQPTADSTSSHDPLVGQSTPPSTTHSAASHVPSEDIGNLSADGRMLICPDPSNEFEPSGIVREIMTIIKSKFVGNWTSYATANKFDPDLTNMWFNEFKRKFRWLPEHDIQIRKSFDHKASTGLGDSLYRVRIKRDSGTWIPEQNRKVMEQKWKEDAEWKRRAVINANNRKSSSGPLHTGGSIPSSEHFRRLEKSSEKKPDNWELFEITHKLKNDPTKWVSPVAEKIAVDFETQIAARDSQKNEDGAHKKSNDEIYLEVVGGANKKGRIYGLGAEAVKFKRSKATSSHGVSPSEYETMRNLVSTLTKEKKKLKGKMETYDEKFANLDRFLESFPQSMASRSVEQSPTNQHNIDDEELEDDLDGI